A window of the Poecile atricapillus isolate bPoeAtr1 chromosome 17, bPoeAtr1.hap1, whole genome shotgun sequence genome harbors these coding sequences:
- the GALK1 gene encoding galactokinase: MAEPVGPGSSPLLAAARRAHEAAFGGAAVLAAWAPGRVNLIGEHTDYNGGFVLPMALQLGTVLVGSPTQDGTISIITTSAEADEPHRVQFPAPGPGSSLSPGLPRWANYVKGVIQHYRGGPVPGFSAVMASDIPLGGGLSSSAALEVATYTFLQQLCPDDGDLVAKALACQKAEHSFAGMPCGIMDQFISVMGKEGHALLIDCRSLETVLVPLSDASLAVLITNSQVRHTLSGSEYPTRRRQCEEAAAALGKASLRDATLAELEEARSRLGDEVFRRARHVIGEIARTAQAAQALQHRDYRTFGRLMVESHNSLRDDYEVSCPELDELVAAALEVDGVYGSRMTGGGFGGCTVTLLEAGAAERAQQHIQEKYSGTATFYLTKPSDGAKALAL, translated from the exons ATGGCGGAGCCGGTGGGTCCCGGTTCGTCCCCGCTGCTGGCGGCCGCTCGCCGGGCGCACGAAGCGGCTTTCGGGGGTGCGGCGGTGCTGGCAGCGTGGGCCCCCGGCCGGGTCAACCTCATCGGAGAGCACACCGACTACAACGGCGGCTTCGTGCTGCCCATG GCCCTGCAGCTGGGGACGGTGCTGGTGGGATCCCCCACGCAGGACGGGACCATCTCCATCATCACCACCTCGGCAGAGGCGGACGAGCCCCACCGGGTGCAGTTCCCGGCTCCTGGTCCCGGCAGCTCCCTGAGCCCGGGGCTGCCTCGCTGGGCCAACTACGTCAAGGGGGTCATCCAACACTACCGGG gtGGTCCCGTGCCAGGCTTCAGCGCGGTCATGGCCAGTGATATCCCCCTGGGCGGGGGCCTCTCCAGCTCGGCTGCTCTGGAGGTGGCTACGTACAccttcctccagcagctctgccctg ATGATGGGGATTTGGTAGCCAAGGCTCTGGCCTGCCAGAAAGCAGAGCACTCGTTTGCTGGGATGCCCTGTGGGATCATGGACCAGTTCATATCCGTGATGGGCAAGGAAGGCCACGCACTGCTCATCGACTGCAG GTCCCTGGAGACCGTCCTTGTCCCCCTGAGCGATGCCAGCCTGGCCGTGCTCATCACCAACTCCCAGGTGCGGCACACGCTGTCGGGCAGCGAGTACCCAACGCGCCGGCGGCAGTGCGAGGAGGCGGCAGCGGCGCTCGGCAAGGCCAGCCTGAGGGATGCCACCCTGGCCGAGCTGGAAG AGGCCAGGAGCCGGCTGGGGGACGAGGTGTTCCGGCGGGCCAGGCACGTCATCGGCGAGATAGCCCGGACAGCGCAGGCAGCGCAGGCACTGCAGCACAGGGACTACAGAACGTTCGGGAGGCTGATGGTGGAGAGCCACAACTCCCTCAG ggatGACTATGAAGtgagctgcccagagctggacgagctggtggcagcagcgCTGGAAGTCGATGGGGTTTATGGCAGCAGGATGACCGGGGGAGGCTTTGGTGGCTGCACGGTGACGCTGCtggaagctggggctgcagagagagcccagcagcacatccag GAGAAATACAGTGGCACAGCCACCTTCTACCTCACCAAGCCCTCAGATGGTGCAAAGGCCCTGGCCCTGTAG
- the LOC131585794 gene encoding uncharacterized protein LOC131585794 isoform X2 — MYISVCAFSLGTRTPVCVSEVSTARGAGPLRSALGAGLFPLSPFLVPRSRFPVPGSPFPVPVQPPSRDHLALGGSEPMARKQPLLSALKGGVLRLREDGGPCTDTSPHLVSLCRLLESILRKGLRQPAWGFRRRDYWHWLERLPTGTSGLPSSLSSSIRRAGGCERTRTAQGRGRLFLRLALQGKVLAVAVRQLAQTPRILEFYDPGSSILGSEDLREPFLSLLLVLTEIDFSLDLQNCSFLDESWLLPVCSVYETVPCRALGMVLRYVDGRVLVTKVLPGSQAEVDEVVLAGDILDEINGCSLRFACPGQAGAMLQTLRGQPLTLRLLRWRWHDGTVFEPLLPYLKALKEKEPHFHLQLSQHRGEGEPRQLQGGRLLYNLRYLGQTSVGTCGGKEVLEGAIPAVLERRLAAREVLFDVKEAEVLVKEKASSKLLCRHPYPSISCVGRCPWSPGIFAFCVVSSPESPDGSTFNCLVFASSSEQECEEIIGRIAAGFKHTEWFV, encoded by the exons ATGTACATCAGCGTCTGTGCTTTCAGCTTAGGTACACGTacacctgtgtgtgtctctgAGGTTTCCACCGCCCGTGGGGCCgggccgctccgctccgctctTGGGGCGGGgctctttcccctttccccgTTCCTGGTTCCCCGTTCCCGGTTCCCCGTTCCTGGTTCCCCGTTCCCGGTTCCCGTCCAGCCGCCGTCGCGGGACCACCTGGCCCTGGGGGGCAGCGAGCCCATGGCCAGGAAACAGCCGCTGCTCAGCGCCCTTAAAG GAGGGGTGCTGCGGCTGCGGGAGGACGGGGGCCCGTGCACGGACACCTCGCCGCACCTCGTGTCGCTCTGCCGGCTGCTGGAGAGCATCCTGCGCAAGGGGCTCCGAC AACCGGCTTGGGGCTTCCGGAGACGGGATTACTGGCACTGGCTGGAGCGACTTCCCACGGGAACCAGCGGCCT GCCGAGCTCTCTGTCCAGCAGCATCCGGAGAGCCGGGGGCTGTGAGCGGACGCGGACGGCGCAGGGCCGGGGGCGGCTCTTTCTGCGCCTGGCCCTGCAAGGGAAGGTGCTGGCGGTGGCCGTGAGGCAGCTGGCACAGACCCCCCGAATCCTGGAG TTTTATGATCCAGGGAGCTCCATCCTCGGCAGTGAAGATCTCCGGG AGCCATTCCTCtcgctgctgctggtgctgacaGAGATAGATTTCTCCCTGGACCTGCAG AATTGCAGCTTCTTGGACGAGAGCTGGCTGCTGCCG GTGTGCAGTGTTTATGAGACAGTCCCGTGCCGAGCACTGGGGATGGTGCTCAG GTATGTGGATGGCCGAGTCCTTGTCACCAAGGTGCTCCCTGGGAGCCAGGCAGAGGTGGACGAGGTGGTGCTGGCCGGTGACATCCTCGATGAGATCAACGGCTGCTCACTGAGATTCGCCTGCCCCGGGCAG gctggggccatgctgcagacactgaggggacagccaCTCACCCTCCGCCTGCTCCGGTGGCGGTGGCACGACGGGACGGTCTTTGAGCCACTGCTGCCCTACCTGAAGGCCCTGAAGGAGAAGGAGCCTCACTTCcacctgcagctgagccagcacAGGGGTGAGGGGGAGCCCCGGCAGCTGCAGGGGGGCAG gctgctctaCAACCTGCGCTACCTGGGCCAGACCAGCGTTGGGACG TGTGGTGGCAAAGAGGTGCTGGAGGGAGCCATCCCTGCCGTGCTGGAGAGGCGCTTGGCAGCGCGG GAGGTTTTATTTGATGTGAAGGAGGCAGAAGTCCTTGTGAAGGAGAAGGCTTCTTCCAAG ctcctgtgccGCCATCCCTACCCATCCATCTCCTGCGTGGGACGCTGCCCGTGGAGCCCCGGGATCTTTGCCTTCTGTGTGGT CTCTTCCCCCGAGAGCCCTGATGGGAGCACGTTCAACTGCCTGGTGTTTGCATCCAGTTCTGAGCAAGAATGCGAGGAAATCATCGGGAGAATCG